A genomic region of Actinomycetes bacterium contains the following coding sequences:
- a CDS encoding amidohydrolase, giving the protein MADPPKIISVDDHVVEPAHVWQEWLPSKWRERGPKVIREKWAPFVHYPGAKYRNTVAEDGTPGDAWVYDAELIYVQKAFVAIPKSATPDGTPQSFDRTVMQMVPVTYDEMRPGCWDRDERIKDFELNWVDGSLPFPTFPRFCGQTFYEGEDKELGLACVQAYNDWMVHEWCEPSQGYNIPLCIMPLWDPELAAAEVRRMAAKGVHAFCFSELPTRLNLPSIHSGDWDPMIAACDDNDVTLCMHVGSSSTMPAASPDSPEAVGGTIAFNNAMASMADWLFSGKLIEFPRLKLAYSEAQIGWIPYALERADTVWDHHDSWMNTKARIPDPPSSYYWGRIYGCFTADRHGVKNLESVGEDNICFETDYPHTDTSWPHSRDYVDRLVAEVDEKVAYKILRGNAINMLSLDRE; this is encoded by the coding sequence ATGGCCGATCCGCCGAAGATCATCAGCGTGGACGACCACGTGGTCGAACCCGCCCATGTTTGGCAGGAGTGGCTGCCGTCGAAGTGGCGCGAACGGGGCCCCAAGGTGATCCGTGAGAAGTGGGCGCCGTTCGTGCACTACCCGGGCGCCAAGTACCGCAACACCGTCGCGGAGGATGGCACCCCCGGTGACGCCTGGGTCTACGACGCCGAGTTGATCTACGTCCAGAAGGCGTTCGTGGCGATCCCCAAGTCAGCCACTCCCGATGGCACGCCGCAGAGCTTCGACCGCACCGTGATGCAGATGGTGCCGGTCACCTACGACGAGATGCGACCTGGCTGTTGGGACCGTGACGAGCGCATCAAGGACTTCGAACTCAACTGGGTCGACGGCTCCTTGCCGTTCCCGACGTTTCCCAGGTTCTGTGGCCAGACCTTCTACGAGGGTGAGGACAAGGAGCTGGGCCTTGCCTGCGTGCAGGCCTACAACGACTGGATGGTGCATGAGTGGTGTGAGCCGTCGCAGGGCTACAACATCCCGCTCTGCATCATGCCGCTGTGGGACCCGGAGCTGGCAGCGGCCGAAGTGCGGCGCATGGCGGCCAAGGGCGTGCACGCCTTCTGCTTCTCGGAGCTGCCCACCAGGCTGAACCTGCCGTCGATCCATTCGGGTGACTGGGATCCGATGATCGCGGCCTGCGACGACAACGACGTGACGCTGTGCATGCACGTCGGATCGTCGTCGACCATGCCGGCAGCCTCGCCGGACTCGCCCGAGGCGGTTGGTGGCACCATCGCCTTCAACAACGCAATGGCCTCGATGGCGGACTGGCTGTTCTCCGGCAAGCTCATCGAGTTCCCCCGCCTGAAGCTCGCCTACAGCGAGGCCCAGATCGGATGGATCCCGTACGCGCTGGAGCGCGCCGACACGGTGTGGGACCACCACGATTCCTGGATGAACACCAAGGCGAGGATCCCCGACCCCCCGTCCTCTTACTACTGGGGCCGGATCTATGGTTGCTTCACCGCCGACCGTCACGGGGTGAAGAACCTCGAGTCCGTCGGTGAGGACAACATCTGCTTCGAGACCGACTACCCGCACACGGACACTTCGTGGCCCCACTCGAGGGACTACGTGGACCGTCTGGTGGCCGAAGTCGACGAGAAGGTGGCCTACAAGATCCTGAGGGGCAACGCGATCAATATGCTGTCGCTCGACCGCGAGTGA
- a CDS encoding nitroreductase family protein has protein sequence MDLYDGIMTTRAMRRLSDEPVPTADIEAVLRAAQQGPSGGNIQPWQFLVLTDEADRTWMGDCYRACYDRYEKALLATVPPRPDPESQASWDRTLSASRHLADNLASVPVHVLVCMPEMDMTISDDEGPMDIGRADASVYPAVQNLMLAARGLGLGSALTTVFRIRHEDVREHFGIPEGWSIAALVPIGKPLGRFGVARRRPVQGVTHWGRWKQRREFDSPAYVAPEGSQK, from the coding sequence ATGGATCTCTATGACGGCATCATGACGACGCGGGCCATGCGCCGTCTGTCGGATGAGCCGGTGCCAACGGCCGACATCGAAGCGGTCCTGCGGGCTGCGCAGCAGGGCCCCTCCGGCGGCAACATCCAGCCGTGGCAGTTCCTGGTGCTCACCGACGAGGCGGACCGGACCTGGATGGGGGACTGCTACCGGGCCTGCTACGACCGCTACGAGAAGGCGCTGCTGGCCACGGTGCCGCCCCGGCCCGACCCGGAATCCCAGGCATCGTGGGACCGCACCCTGTCGGCCTCGCGGCACCTGGCCGACAATCTCGCGTCGGTGCCCGTGCACGTGCTCGTGTGCATGCCCGAGATGGACATGACCATCTCCGACGATGAGGGGCCGATGGACATCGGCCGCGCCGACGCGTCTGTCTACCCGGCGGTGCAGAACTTGATGCTCGCGGCACGGGGCCTCGGCCTCGGCTCAGCGCTCACCACGGTGTTCCGGATCCGCCACGAAGATGTACGCGAGCACTTCGGCATTCCCGAGGGATGGTCGATCGCAGCCCTCGTGCCGATCGGCAAGCCCCTTGGCCGCTTCGGTGTGGCACGCCGGCGCCCGGTTCAGGGAGTCACGCACTGGGGTCGATGGAAGCAGCGGCGCGAATTCGACAGCCCCGCATATGTGGCACCCGAGGGGAGCCAGAAGTGA
- a CDS encoding hydrolase: protein MSPSASQGSLSAAVEPLLERIEAEGPEVDRAGRLGAEMAGELASAGVFRSTVPESIGGLEAALPDVLEVIESVGRAHGSTGWCVMIGATTALLSGYLPKSEAGLIYGSDPLVITGGAYAPTGKAVLGDDGDLTVTGRWEWGSGSANCSWLLGGAMLVDPTGEPVTDDLGLPHMRMCFAPTQQVQIVDNWDVLGMRGTGSNDLVMDAVAVPFSHSVSFFDDPWPDGPLWKVPPFALLALGIGAVSLGVARSAMDAFIDLGNRKKPTMGGRNLAKRSTIRGEAGRCEAQLRAARALFRSEVESAWGAAKAGADFDIGQRASLRLAATHAATVAADVCTRMHRLGGGTSVRHGQLLERTVRDALTATQHVMVGPQLFESVGSVLFGDEPGFAEL from the coding sequence GTGAGTCCATCGGCTTCGCAAGGATCACTGTCGGCAGCGGTGGAGCCGTTGCTGGAGCGCATCGAGGCCGAAGGACCCGAGGTGGACCGGGCCGGCCGACTCGGCGCGGAAATGGCCGGCGAACTGGCCTCGGCGGGGGTCTTCCGGTCGACGGTTCCGGAGTCGATCGGCGGCCTGGAGGCGGCACTCCCCGACGTGCTCGAGGTGATCGAGTCCGTCGGGCGGGCCCACGGGTCAACCGGCTGGTGCGTGATGATCGGCGCCACCACGGCACTTCTGTCGGGCTACCTGCCCAAGAGCGAAGCCGGGTTGATCTATGGCTCCGACCCGCTTGTGATCACCGGCGGGGCATACGCTCCCACCGGCAAGGCCGTGTTGGGCGACGACGGAGACCTGACTGTCACGGGCCGCTGGGAGTGGGGCAGCGGCTCGGCCAACTGCTCCTGGCTCCTCGGTGGTGCGATGCTCGTTGACCCGACAGGCGAGCCGGTCACCGACGATCTCGGGCTTCCACACATGCGGATGTGCTTCGCTCCTACGCAGCAGGTGCAGATCGTCGACAACTGGGACGTGCTCGGCATGCGCGGCACCGGCAGCAACGACCTCGTGATGGATGCGGTCGCCGTTCCCTTCTCGCACAGCGTCAGCTTCTTCGACGACCCGTGGCCCGACGGCCCGCTCTGGAAGGTGCCGCCCTTCGCCCTGCTGGCGCTCGGAATCGGTGCCGTCAGCCTCGGCGTCGCCCGTAGTGCAATGGATGCATTCATCGATCTCGGGAATCGCAAGAAGCCCACCATGGGTGGCCGCAACCTGGCCAAGCGATCCACCATCCGCGGTGAGGCAGGCCGCTGTGAGGCGCAACTGCGCGCTGCGAGGGCACTGTTCCGCTCTGAAGTCGAGTCTGCATGGGGTGCCGCCAAAGCCGGCGCAGACTTCGACATCGGCCAGCGAGCGTCACTGCGGCTGGCTGCGACCCATGCGGCCACGGTGGCAGCGGACGTGTGTACCCGAATGCACCGCCTCGGCGGCGGCACGTCGGTTCGCCACGGCCAGTTGCTCGAGCGGACCGTCCGTGACGCCCTCACCGCCACCCAACATGTGATGGTTGGCCCGCAGCTGTTCGAGTCGGTCGGTTCGGTGTTGTTCGGTGACGAGCCAGGGTTCGCGGAACTGTGA
- a CDS encoding acyl-CoA dehydrogenase: MSDTAAIVEQVQAWLAANPEPTDAQLAEAGWVAPQWPGPWGPGATVEQAGAIEAELLAAGIRLPDNSIGIGWAGPTILAAGSDAQKERFLPRILSNEDHWCQLFSEPESGSDLASLRTTAVRDGDEWVVNGQKVWTTDADTSAWGILLARTDPDAPPHKGISYFLCPMDTAGIEVRPIREMSGGSHFCEVFFTDARIPGDALLGGEGEGWRLATLTLGNERVTLSHGGLLWGMGPTGEEVLDAAIALARSGVRSDGAPNAMADPRLRQQFARLYTDAFILDRLAEKVRAVAEREGRPGPEASLEKLLSDQHGQRLYELLFDLGGPASMLAGGDSTWPGAVSEIAPEPLGAGLGARHQNPWPWGALFSRALTIGGGTTQVQRNIIAERLLGLPREPR, translated from the coding sequence ATGAGCGATACAGCGGCGATTGTCGAGCAGGTGCAGGCCTGGCTCGCCGCCAACCCCGAGCCCACAGATGCCCAGCTCGCCGAGGCCGGATGGGTCGCTCCCCAGTGGCCCGGGCCCTGGGGCCCCGGAGCCACGGTTGAGCAGGCCGGCGCGATCGAGGCGGAGCTGCTCGCGGCGGGCATCCGCCTGCCCGACAACTCGATCGGAATCGGCTGGGCGGGTCCGACGATCCTCGCGGCCGGCAGCGATGCCCAAAAGGAGCGGTTTCTACCGAGGATCCTGTCCAACGAGGACCACTGGTGCCAGCTGTTCAGCGAGCCGGAATCCGGCTCCGACCTGGCCTCGCTTCGCACGACGGCTGTCCGCGACGGAGACGAGTGGGTGGTGAACGGCCAGAAGGTGTGGACGACCGATGCGGACACCTCCGCCTGGGGCATCCTGCTGGCCCGAACCGACCCCGACGCGCCGCCCCACAAGGGCATCTCCTACTTCCTCTGCCCGATGGACACTGCGGGCATCGAGGTCCGCCCGATCAGGGAGATGTCCGGTGGCTCGCACTTCTGTGAAGTGTTCTTCACCGATGCACGGATCCCCGGAGATGCCTTGCTGGGCGGAGAGGGTGAAGGATGGCGGCTGGCCACGCTGACCCTCGGCAATGAGCGGGTCACGTTGTCCCACGGTGGCCTGCTCTGGGGCATGGGCCCCACGGGCGAAGAAGTGCTCGACGCCGCCATCGCGTTGGCCCGGTCGGGTGTGCGCAGCGACGGCGCTCCCAACGCGATGGCCGATCCGCGGTTGCGCCAGCAGTTCGCCCGGCTCTACACCGACGCCTTCATCCTCGACCGACTCGCCGAGAAGGTCCGCGCAGTCGCTGAGCGCGAAGGCCGGCCCGGTCCGGAGGCATCGCTCGAGAAGCTGCTCTCGGACCAGCACGGCCAGCGCCTCTACGAGCTCCTGTTCGATCTCGGCGGTCCGGCCTCGATGCTTGCGGGCGGTGACAGCACATGGCCGGGGGCGGTTTCGGAGATCGCCCCCGAGCCTCTGGGCGCGGGCCTGGGCGCCAGACACCAGAACCCGTGGCCCTGGGGTGCGTTGTTCTCTCGGGCCCTGACCATCGGCGGCGGCACGACCCAGGTGCAACGCAACATCATCGCCGAGCGCCTGCTGGGCCTTCCCCGCGAGCCGAGGTGA
- a CDS encoding enoyl-CoA hydratase/isomerase family protein, whose amino-acid sequence MTAHEQPIEYHDWSTLRFERLGGDTPEDPGVLVVTIERAGSDLNAVDEALHGELAALFRRLRRERTARAVVLTGSGRAFCAGGDFEWFETLRSVEVLDELRLDARQIIWDLLDVEVPIVCGLNGHAMGLGASIALLSDLVVMADSARIGDPHVSVGLVAGDGGTVIWPAAVGPAKAKEHLLLGDPLDAESAERVGLVNRVVPAGDVLEESLALAKRLAAQPPLAVRYTKLAVNQQLRAALLASFDTSTALELTTFQSADHAEAVDAMRNKRTPRFEGR is encoded by the coding sequence ATGACTGCACACGAACAACCGATCGAGTACCACGACTGGTCGACGCTGCGCTTCGAGCGGCTCGGAGGGGACACTCCGGAGGACCCCGGCGTGCTCGTAGTCACCATCGAACGTGCGGGCAGCGACCTGAACGCGGTCGACGAGGCTCTTCACGGCGAGTTGGCCGCCCTTTTCCGTCGGCTGCGCCGCGAGCGCACGGCCCGAGCCGTGGTGTTGACCGGTTCCGGACGGGCATTCTGCGCGGGTGGCGACTTCGAGTGGTTCGAGACGCTCCGCTCGGTGGAGGTGCTCGATGAGCTACGCCTCGACGCCCGCCAGATCATCTGGGACCTGCTCGACGTCGAGGTGCCGATCGTGTGTGGCCTCAATGGCCACGCCATGGGCCTCGGAGCCTCGATCGCCCTCCTGTCGGACCTGGTGGTGATGGCCGACTCCGCACGGATCGGTGATCCGCACGTGAGTGTGGGCCTCGTGGCCGGTGACGGTGGCACGGTGATCTGGCCCGCCGCGGTCGGCCCGGCAAAGGCCAAGGAGCACCTGCTGCTCGGCGACCCGCTCGACGCCGAGTCGGCCGAGCGGGTCGGGCTGGTCAACCGCGTGGTGCCTGCGGGTGACGTGCTGGAGGAGTCCCTGGCGCTGGCGAAGCGCCTTGCAGCGCAACCGCCATTGGCCGTTCGCTACACGAAGCTGGCGGTCAACCAGCAGCTCCGCGCGGCGTTGCTGGCATCGTTCGACACCTCCACGGCGCTGGAGCTCACCACATTCCAGTCCGCCGACCACGCCGAGGCGGTCGACGCGATGCGCAACAAGCGCACCCCCCGCTTCGAGGGCCGCTGA
- the gatC gene encoding Asp-tRNA(Asn)/Glu-tRNA(Gln) amidotransferase subunit GatC, producing the protein MSEPNTQDGPSITEAEVAKVAKLARLSLSSEELDRFTHQLADILGHAADMEAFDLDDVEPMARPIPLANVMRADEPATPLDRAEVLASAPVVEDHQFRVPPSFGEES; encoded by the coding sequence ATGAGCGAACCAAACACCCAAGACGGACCCTCGATCACCGAGGCCGAGGTGGCCAAGGTGGCGAAGCTCGCACGCCTGTCCCTCAGCTCCGAGGAGCTCGACCGCTTCACACACCAGCTGGCCGACATCCTGGGCCACGCCGCCGACATGGAGGCGTTCGACCTGGACGACGTCGAGCCGATGGCGCGCCCCATCCCGCTGGCCAACGTGATGCGGGCCGACGAGCCCGCCACACCGCTCGACCGTGCAGAGGTGCTCGCCTCGGCGCCTGTGGTGGAGGACCACCAGTTCCGGGTTCCGCCGTCGTTCGGGGAGGAGTCGTGA
- the gatA gene encoding Asp-tRNA(Asn)/Glu-tRNA(Gln) amidotransferase subunit GatA, with the protein MPSGLASAVDIVAAVRAGETTATDVLEEHLERISEDEDTVNAFNLVTEEAARAAAERVDAAVAAGDDPGVLAGVPVALKDNLCTRGVPTTCSSRILEGWVPPYDATVVQRLAEEGALMVGKTNMDEFAMGSSTENSAFGPTRNPHDTDRVPGGSSGGSAAAVTAGFAGLSLGSDTGGSIRQPASLCGVVGMKPTYGLVSRLGLIAFGSSLDQIGPFARSVADAALLLEAIGGHDVGDSTSLPNAVPDLSGQLDAGVDGMRVGLITEMMGEGIEADVVARTRAAAEALTAAGATVEEVSVPAVTLGLSAYYLVAPAEASSNLARYDGVRYGNRVDGPTTGEMMEATRTAGFGDEVKRRIMLGTYALSAGYYDAFYGKALKVRTLTRNDFDAAYESFDLLLSPTAPSTAFALGDKTEDPLAMYMNDLCTIPSNLAGHPAISVPFGTGDDGLPVGVQVLAPALGEVPMFRAARVLEAAANDEAAASAGGAS; encoded by the coding sequence GTGCCGAGCGGACTCGCATCTGCTGTCGACATCGTCGCAGCAGTGCGTGCCGGCGAGACGACTGCGACCGATGTGCTCGAGGAACACCTCGAGCGCATCTCCGAAGACGAAGACACGGTCAATGCCTTCAACCTCGTCACCGAGGAGGCGGCCCGGGCCGCGGCCGAGCGGGTCGATGCCGCGGTCGCCGCCGGAGACGACCCCGGTGTGCTGGCCGGAGTGCCGGTCGCTCTGAAGGACAACCTGTGCACCAGAGGGGTGCCGACGACATGCTCGTCGAGGATCCTCGAGGGTTGGGTGCCGCCCTATGACGCCACCGTCGTGCAGCGCCTGGCGGAGGAGGGTGCGCTGATGGTTGGCAAGACCAACATGGACGAGTTCGCCATGGGCTCCTCCACGGAGAACTCGGCTTTCGGCCCCACCCGCAACCCACACGACACCGACAGGGTGCCGGGTGGATCCTCGGGCGGGTCCGCGGCGGCGGTCACAGCCGGCTTCGCCGGTCTGTCACTCGGCTCGGACACCGGCGGCTCGATCCGCCAGCCTGCGTCGCTGTGCGGGGTCGTGGGCATGAAGCCCACCTATGGCCTCGTGTCGCGACTCGGCCTGATCGCGTTCGGCAGCTCGCTCGACCAGATCGGCCCGTTCGCCCGCAGCGTCGCCGACGCAGCGTTGCTGCTCGAGGCCATCGGCGGACACGACGTGGGGGACTCCACGTCGCTGCCCAACGCAGTGCCGGACCTCTCCGGCCAGCTGGATGCCGGCGTTGACGGCATGCGTGTCGGCCTCATCACCGAGATGATGGGTGAGGGCATCGAGGCCGACGTCGTTGCGCGGACCCGCGCAGCTGCAGAGGCGCTGACCGCTGCCGGCGCCACGGTCGAGGAAGTCTCCGTTCCGGCGGTCACCCTCGGCCTCTCGGCCTACTACCTCGTGGCACCTGCCGAGGCGTCCTCCAACCTCGCCCGCTACGACGGTGTGCGATACGGCAACCGGGTGGACGGGCCGACCACAGGCGAGATGATGGAGGCGACCCGGACCGCCGGCTTCGGCGACGAGGTGAAGCGTCGCATCATGCTCGGCACCTATGCCCTCTCAGCGGGCTACTACGACGCCTTCTACGGCAAGGCTCTGAAGGTTCGCACGCTCACCCGCAACGACTTCGACGCCGCATACGAGAGCTTCGACCTGCTCCTGTCGCCCACCGCGCCGAGCACGGCGTTCGCCCTTGGTGACAAGACCGAGGATCCACTGGCGATGTACATGAACGACCTCTGCACGATCCCTTCCAACCTGGCAGGGCATCCCGCGATCTCGGTGCCGTTCGGCACCGGCGACGACGGCCTGCCAGTGGGCGTGCAGGTGCTGGCACCGGCGCTCGGCGAGGTGCCCATGTTCCGGGCGGCCCGGGTTCTGGAGGCGGCGGCGAACGATGAAGCAGCCGCCAGCGCGGGAGGTGCGTCGTGA
- the gatB gene encoding Asp-tRNA(Asn)/Glu-tRNA(Gln) amidotransferase subunit GatB, with product MVIGLEVHAELATRTKLFSSAANEFGGDPNTNIDPFTLGLPGSLPVLNEQAVELAIRVGLALGSTVSPSTFARKNYFYPDLPKDYQISQFDRPIDVGGSLELPSGKVIGIERAHLEEDTGKSTHVGGGGRIHDAGHSTIDYNRAGVPLLEIVGRPDIRNAEEAKAYVTELRAILVAVGASDGKMEEGSLRVDCNVSVRRRGEEELGTRCEIKNVNSLRSLGRAIEYEAARQVDLIEAGDRVQQQTRHWNEDDGRTHKLRSKEEADDYRYFPEPDLVEVDPGQEWIDRVAAALPVLPAARRHRLAEATGAELEQTALVVERGLEELCLAAIEAGADPVRTLTHAQHNLSDERAIGLDPAMLAKLVGMELDGALTATQAKTVLAEMVDGGTDPEAIAADKGFEAMDSSELEGIVDGLIESNPDEWQRFCDGDTKVTGFFVGQVMKATKGQADGKAVNKLLNDRKG from the coding sequence ATGGTGATCGGCCTCGAGGTGCACGCCGAGCTAGCCACACGCACGAAGCTGTTCTCGTCGGCCGCCAACGAGTTCGGCGGCGACCCCAACACCAACATCGACCCGTTCACGCTCGGGCTGCCGGGCTCGCTGCCGGTGCTCAACGAGCAGGCGGTGGAGCTGGCCATAAGGGTGGGTCTGGCCCTCGGCAGCACCGTGTCGCCGAGCACCTTCGCGCGGAAGAACTACTTCTACCCGGACCTGCCGAAGGACTACCAGATCTCCCAGTTCGACCGTCCGATCGACGTCGGCGGCTCCCTCGAGCTGCCCTCGGGCAAGGTGATCGGCATCGAGCGGGCCCACCTCGAGGAGGACACCGGCAAGTCGACCCACGTCGGCGGTGGCGGTCGCATCCACGACGCCGGGCATTCCACGATCGACTACAACCGCGCCGGCGTGCCGCTGCTCGAGATCGTCGGTAGGCCCGACATCCGCAACGCCGAGGAAGCGAAGGCGTACGTGACCGAGCTGCGGGCGATCCTCGTGGCGGTGGGTGCGTCCGACGGCAAGATGGAAGAGGGCTCGTTGCGGGTCGACTGCAACGTGTCGGTGCGGCGCCGTGGCGAAGAGGAGCTCGGGACGCGCTGCGAGATCAAGAATGTCAACTCCCTGCGCAGCCTCGGCCGCGCCATCGAGTACGAGGCGGCTCGCCAGGTCGACCTGATCGAGGCGGGGGACCGGGTGCAACAGCAGACCCGGCACTGGAATGAGGACGACGGCCGTACCCACAAGCTGCGTTCCAAGGAGGAGGCCGACGACTACCGGTACTTTCCGGAGCCGGACCTGGTTGAGGTCGACCCCGGCCAGGAGTGGATCGACCGGGTGGCCGCCGCGCTGCCGGTGCTCCCTGCGGCTCGCCGCCACAGGCTTGCGGAGGCCACCGGTGCAGAACTCGAACAGACCGCGCTGGTCGTGGAGCGCGGGCTGGAGGAGCTGTGCCTGGCCGCGATCGAGGCTGGGGCTGATCCCGTCCGCACTCTCACCCACGCACAACACAATCTGTCCGATGAGAGGGCAATCGGGCTCGACCCGGCGATGCTGGCGAAGCTCGTCGGCATGGAACTCGACGGCGCCCTGACCGCTACGCAGGCCAAGACGGTGCTGGCCGAGATGGTCGACGGGGGAACCGACCCGGAGGCGATTGCCGCCGACAAGGGGTTCGAGGCGATGGACTCCTCTGAGCTCGAGGGGATCGTGGACGGCCTGATCGAGTCCAACCCCGATGAGTGGCAGCGCTTCTGTGACGGCGACACCAAGGTGACCGGCTTCTTCGTCGGCCAGGTGATGAAGGCCACGAAGGGCCAGGCCGACGGCAAGGCTGTCAACAAGCTGCTCAACGACCGCAAGGGCTGA
- a CDS encoding sulfite exporter TauE/SafE family protein — translation MTPSVGALVVVAVAVFTGAALNALSGFGFALVTVPIMALVVGPKEAVVLSAIVGLLSNSGVAIRYRDDTDRPMAGRLLAGSMVGMPLGLLVLDAVPEDPLKVAIAVVVLLTAAALASGWTPPPPNRAADVGAGFLSGVLNTSIGISGPPVVLLLQAHKVTKGPFRATTATLFAVAGVVALVLFGIAGQYNRSVLVAAAVALPAWPLGWLVGAAVHRRVPEERFRVLVLVLIVVTASLTLGGAIRG, via the coding sequence ATGACCCCCTCTGTAGGTGCGCTCGTGGTGGTGGCTGTCGCCGTGTTCACCGGCGCGGCGCTCAATGCGCTGTCGGGGTTCGGGTTCGCCCTGGTGACGGTGCCGATCATGGCTCTGGTGGTTGGCCCCAAGGAGGCGGTGGTGCTGTCAGCCATCGTCGGGTTGCTGTCCAACTCCGGGGTGGCCATCCGCTACCGCGACGACACCGACCGGCCGATGGCGGGGCGCCTGCTGGCGGGGTCGATGGTCGGCATGCCGCTCGGATTGCTGGTGCTCGATGCCGTGCCCGAGGATCCGCTCAAGGTTGCCATCGCCGTCGTCGTGCTGCTGACTGCCGCCGCCCTCGCTTCGGGCTGGACCCCACCGCCGCCCAACCGTGCCGCGGATGTGGGCGCCGGATTCCTGAGCGGTGTGCTCAATACCTCGATCGGCATCAGTGGGCCGCCCGTGGTCCTGCTGCTGCAGGCTCACAAGGTGACCAAAGGGCCGTTCCGGGCCACCACAGCGACGCTGTTCGCCGTTGCCGGAGTTGTGGCCCTGGTGCTGTTCGGCATCGCCGGCCAGTACAACCGCTCGGTGCTGGTGGCAGCGGCTGTCGCCCTCCCTGCCTGGCCGCTCGGGTGGCTAGTGGGTGCCGCCGTGCACCGACGGGTGCCCGAGGAGCGCTTCCGGGTACTGGTGCTGGTGCTGATAGTCGTGACTGCGTCGCTCACGCTGGGCGGGGCCATCCGGGGCTGA
- a CDS encoding GNAT family N-acetyltransferase — translation MALEVREITEVDDLRTAARTDLFSFGRVFDEGFFEETLELRRTTTSYLAEIDGSPAGSCLVHPFDITLPGGTSVGLSGIGDVGVLPSHRRRGVLSTMMDRMLADGAAAGHVAAGLYASEPTIYGRFGFGAATRELKVRIDTRRAAMRAGAPVADGGVEVIHPEDRIDVLEPIHRKAITRRPGEVSRNLQRWMHRLGGYEHEQGNLMCLAHRSPAGGLDAYALYVVRADWRPSGPEHELEVVELFGLDAGAELAMWQAVLQLDLIRTVVAWIPGDGLLFDVLADRWAPDSVGQHDGLWLRLLDVPAALAGRTYRTQTELVIDVVDHRQPSGATTAGTWRLVTDASGAGRIERSTQEPDLRLGVAELGSVVLGGGSLARLSEAGRVEELADGALQRADAAFGWWPSPWITEFF, via the coding sequence ATGGCGCTAGAGGTTCGCGAGATCACCGAGGTCGACGACCTGCGCACAGCAGCGCGGACCGACCTGTTCTCGTTCGGCCGGGTCTTCGACGAGGGCTTCTTCGAGGAGACACTCGAGCTGCGGCGCACCACCACCTCGTACCTCGCCGAGATCGACGGCTCTCCCGCAGGTTCGTGCCTGGTGCACCCGTTCGACATCACACTGCCGGGAGGGACCTCGGTAGGCCTGTCGGGCATCGGAGATGTGGGCGTGCTGCCCTCGCACCGGCGCCGTGGCGTGCTCAGCACGATGATGGACCGGATGCTCGCGGATGGCGCTGCGGCGGGTCATGTGGCTGCCGGGCTGTATGCGAGCGAGCCGACCATCTATGGCCGTTTCGGCTTCGGTGCTGCCACGAGGGAGCTCAAGGTACGTATCGACACCCGGCGGGCTGCGATGCGTGCGGGTGCCCCGGTGGCCGACGGCGGCGTCGAGGTGATCCACCCCGAGGACCGCATCGACGTGCTGGAGCCGATTCATCGCAAGGCCATCACCCGTCGTCCGGGTGAGGTGTCGCGCAACCTGCAGCGCTGGATGCACCGGCTCGGGGGGTACGAGCATGAGCAGGGCAACCTGATGTGCCTGGCCCACCGCTCGCCGGCGGGCGGGTTGGATGCCTACGCGCTCTACGTCGTGCGTGCCGACTGGCGACCATCGGGCCCCGAGCACGAGCTGGAAGTGGTGGAGCTCTTCGGCCTCGACGCGGGAGCCGAGTTGGCGATGTGGCAGGCGGTGCTCCAGCTCGACCTGATCCGCACCGTTGTCGCCTGGATCCCGGGCGACGGGTTGCTGTTCGACGTGCTGGCGGACCGATGGGCCCCGGACAGCGTGGGTCAACATGACGGCCTGTGGTTGCGCCTGCTCGATGTGCCCGCCGCGCTGGCAGGGCGCACCTACCGCACGCAGACCGAGCTGGTCATCGACGTGGTCGACCACCGGCAACCATCCGGTGCGACCACCGCGGGCACCTGGCGGTTGGTCACGGACGCGTCGGGGGCTGGTCGCATCGAGCGCAGCACGCAGGAGCCTGACCTGCGCCTGGGAGTGGCGGAGCTCGGGTCGGTCGTACTCGGCGGTGGTTCGCTTGCACGGTTGTCGGAGGCGGGTCGCGTCGAGGAGCTGGCCGATGGGGCGCTGCAGCGCGCCGATGCGGCGTTCGGTTGGTGGCCGTCGCCGTGGATCACGGAGTTCTTCTGA